The Raphanus sativus cultivar WK10039 unplaced genomic scaffold, ASM80110v3 Scaffold2730, whole genome shotgun sequence DNA window CAAACTCTTCTCTACGTTTCTTGAGGTTGATGCTGAGTGTACTAAGTTCACTGATGTCATTATGCATCTCTGCTTGCTGCTCTTTGAGTTTCTCCTTGTGTTTGGCAATTTCTTCACTTTCCTTTTGGAGAGCACCCCTTTTCGACACCATTTCTTCCATCTCTCTATTCAAAGCCTGCTTACGGTGATTGATATCACTAAGCTCTTTCCTTCTTTTATCCTCAAACTGAGACAGTCTGTCTTGTAGAGCTttctcgtcttcttcttttcttttctgttgTTCAATTTCAAGATTCCTTCTCATCGTTTCCAGATCGTCAAGCGCCTTAGAATGCTCAAGTTTGGCTTTCTCATGTAATGCTGAACGTTCGTGTTCCATATTGGCCTCAAATGATTCCCTCTGCAGTCTAATATCATCCAGTTCCTGCTTTACCTGAACCCTCAAAGCACTCTCTTCTTTCTTCAGTCTTTCTCCTTCCAGCATTTGAAACCTCTCAAACTTTGCTTTTTCTTCAGAGATTGTCATTCGCTCTTTATTATATTCGGCCTGCTTCTCATCCAATATTTCCCACTCCTTTTCAAATCTCTCCTTCTCTTGCTTCAGATTTTCAACTTCCTTGGAAAGAAACTCCTCGTGGAGTCTTGATTTCTCTATCTGGGACTTGAGTTCAGATTGCAGTCTCTGGTGCTCTTCCCTCTCTTTCTTCTTGATTTCAAGACTTTTGAGTTCTTCTCGAATCGCATCctccttcttcatcatctcaGACCGGATGTTTTCAATCTCTTGTTGTAAATCCACAAGGCTCTCCTTATCAGAAATTAATTGTTGCTTTTCCAAGCTTAACCTTTTCTCCTCAGCTTGTAGgcttttttccttttctctaATAGCTTTAAACTTTGCTTCAAGGTCCATCTCCTTTTCAGTCACTCGCTCAAACTTCTTATTCAGAGCTTGGTTTCTTTTCTGCAACTTCTCCTCGCCATGATCAATTTCAACTCTCTGTCGTTCAACCTCTTCCGCCTTTCTTTGGAGTTCCTTGTCCAGAGATTTTCTTCTCTCGTCACATTCTTGTTCAAATTCCAGCATCTTATCAGCTAATTCTGCCTTCTGATCATCAATAAGCTTCTGAATTTCTGTCTGTTTAAGAGATAAAAGGTAAAGCTTTAATTACCAAAAACATAATCTAAGGTGCAGCACGACAGAACGTACAGTAATAGGAGTTAGTGAGATTCCATTGTTTAACCGTAGAGCAAAAATTTTCTGCTATAGGAAAAAAACTGTTGTTGCACAAAAGTGTCCTTAAACCTTACCCCTTCTCTAGCAATAAGCTTCTCTTCAAGTGCTCGCAACTCCTTCTCCTTTGCCATTAGCATGCTCTGGAGTGTGCCAGATTCCTGGGTAAATCCATCACAACAAAATCACATGAGAAAAAACAAGGGTCTAAAGATGCAATGTTCAAGGGTAAATCCATCACAACTCACTTTCTCTTTTGCCGTCAATTCTTTCAATCGCTTACTCAAATCCTCTTCAGTTTCCTTACACTTTGACATTGACAAAGCAATCTTTCTCTCGCGTTCTTCAAGTTCCTTTGCTTTCAACATcaagttcttttctttttcattaaCCTTCTCCTCTCTTTGATTCAGGCTTCTCTTCTGTTCAGGCATTGATTCTTCCTTTTCTTGAAGCTTTTTCTCCCATTCATGAAGGTACTCTCTTTGCTTGTGGAAAGTCTCTTCATATGATTCTCGCCTGCGTTGCAATAACATACAAGTTAGACTAACAAAaagatttcaatttttaaagtCGTATAACGAATATCTATGTTTACTCTTTAGCAAATGAAAGCCGCTCTTGTTGCAGGACCCTCTCACGAGTCTCCACTTCCTTCAATCTCATTTCCAGCTCAGAGCTCTTCCTAGTTGCCTCTGCGAGTTTGCTTTCAGCAGAATAAATCTTGCTTTCCACATCAGAAGATCTACCGGTAACACTAGCAACCAGAGCATTTGCTTCAGCTAACTTAGCTTCAGAAGCGAGCCTTGTCTTGTTATTCTCTTCTTGAATCTCACGAAGAGCCCTTTCAAgctgcaaaagaaaaagaaagaattttATCTCCAAGTATCTAACTAGTACAGAACTATGATTTACTGTTCCAAACAATCAATGCATCCAGATATATCCATCATGTTAAAACTAACTGTTGGTACCTCTTCCACGCATTGCTTTTCCAAACCCAAGGCCTTTCTCAAGTTTTCTTCCCGTTGTTCCACAGTAGTCAATGCGTAAAGATGTGATGACTGTTCTCTCTTAAGAATCTCTTGAGCTTCTTGTAACGCCTGGTTCAGTTGCTCGTGCTTCGAAGCCCACTCCTTATTCTCCATGAGAAGAAGTCCCATATTGTGCTGGTAGCCATATAACTGCACAGGAAAAGCTAAAGGTTACAAATTGCCATCATGAACACATATCTAATTAACACATTAAACCTTCTAATTAGATAACACACGGCCCATTTAACAAACCCATCAACAGATAATCacaaaaacaatcaaacttGATTCCATCAAAGGTACCTCCTTTTCGAGTGTGGAGATCTTTTCAAGAAGCGCTTCTCGATCTTTCCTCTCCATCGAAGCCTCGTCCAGCAAACCCACTTCCCTAAATCTTCTCCAGTCCCCCATATCCGTATAATCATCAGTCTGACCCCTGGAAAAGCCCTCTCCGGTCAGAGTTCCAATCGGAGGCGGCGGCGGGAGAGTCGAATTCACCGGCGGGTCCTCGCTGAACGCAATCGCCTTTCCCTTTCTATCCGCGTTGGAAAGGCGCGTCTCGCTTCTCGGCGTCATCGCCGGAGACATCCACTGTTTTCTCTGCGGCGTGAACATTGTTTCCGAAGAGGatccacaatttttttttttgggaaccctaatttcactttctctctctatgtTGCTTTCTCTCTCTAACCAATACAACGGCTTTATGAAATTTCAAGTTCCTCccctgattaaaaaaaaatagaaatagaaatCATGGTTGGTGGAGGGGTAGAAAGGTAAAGTCATTCCATGAAGAAGGCGGATTGATTAACCGAGTTGGTTAAAGATAATTACATAGCGGATTAAGAGACCAGTTATGATAAGCCTATTTTGGGCTCATTAACGTAGCCTAAAGCCCAATGTTTGTAAATTTAGCCTCATCGGGCtttttgaaaagattttttcttttcaaaagtAATTAACGAAGATGACTAAAgtgttttgataaaataaaaattaattacgTAGGGTCTTGACCGCTAATGAGAaagtgaaattttctttttctctcctatatacttttttctttctaaacgtGTGTACCCCCGTGATATAGAAAGAAAAAGTAcatagagaagaaaaagaaatttaattaaaacacTAAAAGTTTAAAATCTTAGTTGAAATATCATAAGCGCTTTTATAGGAAGTTATAACATGATAAAAACATGGgaaattttggaaaaatacacttatatgagattttaatttgaaaactacATTATCATTTATGCTTTTTGAAAACTacaattttgtatatatgaatttaCTAAAGTAGCCCATCTGAATATTTAATGTCATcatcatttttattatcataattgatttaatatttaaactaacTATTTCAACTAtaagatatgtttttttaaaaagaaatctttataatatctaaataatatcttaaattttgaagttttttggGGAAAAAATGAGCGAcatgtcttcttctcttctttctgcTAATTTTCTCGATCTGTTTTCCAAACCATTTTTCtctagttttataatttattcttTCTATACTTAAGTGTATTCTGATATTTTTGTGTTCTAAGCGTTCATCTtggatttggttttgattttctaggttttggtaatttgttttagttttgattttgtgATAAATTTGACCATTTTCACCTTTCATCAAATTAATGCTTTTCCCCCACTTTGAAATGCACACTGATAAAAAACAGAATTCCAAATAAAAACACTTCGCAAGAAGTAGATAGTTTTCGAAGCACTGTACGTAATGTACACTTCTCACCTTTGTATCAGTACCTGATAATGTTTTAAGCTCATTATCACAGACCAACAAAATATCATtcaacacacaaaaaaagaaatatcatgtatgttctttttttttgtttttgaattgcACACACTCTAATGTCTACAAACATTGATGCATGAAAAAGACAGAGAGCTAACATGCCACGATGCTTTTGAAATAAAACTCtggaaaagaagagaaagttgCAAGAAGAGAGAGTTAAGgttctaataataatattactattattaattttaaattaaatttcaattattaaaatatataatctggACAAAAATGTCTTTTCATGTTTAATAAAGtgtaatttttgaaaaaaaaatgaaaagaagatgtactttttaaatttcaaacttATTATagagtatttttcaaattatcccTAAAAACATCTCATATTGACACGGTTCACTAGTCTTCTGTGTATTATTAACATGTAGAAAGCGAATTGTAAAGCTTTGATCCCATTTGATTATCagaaagtcttttttttttgttcgtgCTTTGCTTGTTTTAGTCTAGTTGGATCATCTTAAACTTAATTACACACTTTGATGATTTCCAACAAATGTACTGACAAAAGAAATATAGTTAATTCCATAAACTATTTAGCAGAATTCTGATTAACTCTCCACTTGGACTTgaattagttatttataataatataccTATATAATATCAACGGGTTGTGTATaacttgtgtgtgtgtgtttttgtaaATTGTGACCAACTAGTGTGCAAAATAACCTAATTATGTTTGTCGTGGAGCTCAAGTTGGGCAATGGAGCTAAATAACATACGATCTATTCACTTTTGTTGCCAAACTACAATATTTCTCAATTTAACTAGTCCACATTACTGAACTGGCAAAATACACTATGAGatggaaaatatttttcacaTGTGTTTCAAAGTAGTATCAGAAGATAAACTAATCAGAAAATCGAAAACAGATCATAATCATCTGGGCCGGGAATCACTAGAAACTAATTA harbors:
- the LOC130505950 gene encoding protein CROWDED NUCLEI 2-like codes for the protein MFTPQRKQWMSPAMTPRSETRLSNADRKGKAIAFSEDPPVNSTLPPPPPIGTLTGEGFSRGQTDDYTDMGDWRRFREVGLLDEASMERKDREALLEKISTLEKELYGYQHNMGLLLMENKEWASKHEQLNQALQEAQEILKREQSSHLYALTTVEQREENLRKALGLEKQCVEELERALREIQEENNKTRLASEAKLAEANALVASVTGRSSDVESKIYSAESKLAEATRKSSELEMRLKEVETRERVLQQERLSFAKERESYEETFHKQREYLHEWEKKLQEKEESMPEQKRSLNQREEKVNEKEKNLMLKAKELEERERKIALSMSKCKETEEDLSKRLKELTAKEKESGTLQSMLMAKEKELRALEEKLIAREGTEIQKLIDDQKAELADKMLEFEQECDERRKSLDKELQRKAEEVERQRVEIDHGEEKLQKRNQALNKKFERVTEKEMDLEAKFKAIREKEKSLQAEEKRLSLEKQQLISDKESLVDLQQEIENIRSEMMKKEDAIREELKSLEIKKKEREEHQRLQSELKSQIEKSRLHEEFLSKEVENLKQEKERFEKEWEILDEKQAEYNKERMTISEEKAKFERFQMLEGERLKKEESALRVQVKQELDDIRLQRESFEANMEHERSALHEKAKLEHSKALDDLETMRRNLEIEQQKRKEEDEKALQDRLSQFEDKRRKELSDINHRKQALNREMEEMVSKRGALQKESEEIAKHKEKLKEQQAEMHNDISELSTLSINLKKRREEFARERGRFLAFVQKLKDCESCGQLANEFVLSDLQLPYNEEEAILPPNGVLSDLPESSDASDSCNIKKSLDRDASGSGGSRRPNMSILQKCTSILFSPSKRAEHDVDTCKPEQRPFSSLAVNKETKGERPLPVSSFPDEDEEYTDSRVQETSECSQFSELQSARSGRGRGRPRKPKPFVNPTSSAKHASPEESSKGEVSGHVSGTSEKTTAGRGGRKRQHAEDTATGGGRRKRQQTAVAVLPQTPGQKRYNLRRNKTVDQAPANVENNAAGGEDDADIAPSAPSKDNVEETSESVVEPL